Proteins encoded within one genomic window of Pseudorasbora parva isolate DD20220531a chromosome 3, ASM2467924v1, whole genome shotgun sequence:
- the slc1a3a gene encoding solute carrier family 1 member 3a → MTQSNGETRLQRSRAQQLRDGITARSRRARTTVQNITANDVKGCFMRNAFVILTVVAVIVGVILGFGLRPYKMSYREVKYFSFPGELLMRMLQMLVLPLLVSSLITGMAALDSRASGKMGMRAVVYYTTTTIIAVFIGIVMVLIIHPGKGSRDEFTKQEKIESVSPADAFLDLIRNMFPPNLVQACTQQFKTQNGKRVITIKIPANDTLGLNNGSQEVKLEEVIPVLGTVNGINALGLVVFSMCFGLIIGGMKEQGQPLRDFFDCLNEAIMRLVAIIMWYAPLGIMFLIAGKIVEMDDITEMGGQLGMYTITVIIGLLIHAVIVLPLLYFLVTRKNPFVFIAGLLQALVTALGTSSSSATLPITFKCLEENNHVDKRVTRFVLPVGATINMDGTALYEALAAIFIAQVNNMEMNFGEILTISITATAASIGAAGIPQAGLVTMVIVLTSVGLPTDDITLIIAVDWFLDRLRTTTNVLGDSIGAGIVEHLSRHELRSIDAEIGNSVVEENETKKSYQLISQESECENAKVPDSETKM, encoded by the exons ATGACTCAGAGTAACGGGGAGACGCGTCTGCAGCGCAGCAGAGCGCAGCAGCTGCGGGACGGCATCACCGCGCGCTCACGGCGGGCCCGCACCACCGTACAAAACATCACCGCTAATGACGTCAAAGGCTGCTTCATGCGGAACGCTTTCGTCATCCTCACAGTCGTGGCCGTCATCGTTG GTGTAATTCTGGGATTCGGACTGCGGCCGTATAAAATGTCATATCGAGAGGTGAAGTACTTCTCCTTTCCTGGAGAGCTGCTGATGAGAATGCTGCAGATGCTGGTGCTCCCCCTGCTGGTGTCCAGTTTGATTACAG GTATGGCCGCTCTGGACAGCCGAGCGTCAGGGAAGATGGGTATGAGAGCTGTAGTTTACTACACCACCACCACTATCATCGCTGTATTCATTGGGATTGTCATGGTGCTCATCATCCACCCAGGAAAAGGCTCTAGAGACGAATTCACCAAACAGGAGAAAATAGAGTCAGTCAGTCCAGCAGATGCCTTCCTCGATCTCATCAG aaACATGTTTCCTCCTAATTTAGTGCAAGCTTGTACACAACAG TTTAAAACGCAAAATGGCAAGCGAGTGATCACTATTAAAATTCCAGCGAACGACACGTTGGGTTTGAATAACGGGTCACAGGAAGTGAAACTTGAAGAGGTGATACCGGTGCTGGGAACAGTAAATGGAATCAATGCACTCGGGCTCGTGGTCTTCTCCATGTGCTTTGGCCTCATCATTGGGGGCATGAAGGAGCAGGGTCAACCGCTACGGGATTTCTTTGACTGTCTGAATGAGGCCATCATGAGGCTGGTTGCAATTATCATGTG GTACGCTCCACTGGGCATAATGTTCCTGATTGCTGGAAAGATAGTTGAGATGGATGATATAACAGAAATGGGAGGCCAGTTGGGAATGTACACCATCACAGTCATCATTGGCCTACTGATACATGCAGTCATTGTACTGCCCTTGCTCTACTTCCTTGTGACAAGAAAAAATCCATTTGTGTTCATCGCTGGACTTCTGCAAGCCCTTGTCACTGCTCTTGGTACCTCTTCCAG CTCTGCCACTCTGCCCATCACCTTTAAGTGTCTAGAGGAAAATAACCATGTGGATAAACGTGTAACCCGTTTTGTGCTTCCTGTGGGAGCCACCATAAACATGGACGGCACAGCTCTGTACGAGGCTCTGGCTGCCATCTTCATCGCACAGGTCAATAACATGGAGATGAACTTTGGAGAGATCCTAACCATCAG catcaCAGCAACGGCAGCCAGTATTGGTGCAGCTGGAATCCCTCAGGCTGGCCTGGTTACCATGGTGATAGTGCTGACCTCCGTGGGACTGCCCACTGATGACATCACTCTAATTATCGCTGTTGACTGGTTCCT AGACCGGCTGCGCACCACCACTAATGTTTTGGGCGACTCCATTGGTGCCGGCATAGTGGAGCACCTGTCCCGTCACGAGCTGCGCTCAATCGATGCCGAGATCGGAAACTCCGTGGTGGAGGAGAACGAGACCAAGAAATCATATCAGCTCATCTCTCAGGAGAGCGAGTGTGAGAATGCCAAGGTCCCGGACAGCGAGACCAAAATGTAA